In the Arachis ipaensis cultivar K30076 chromosome B10, Araip1.1, whole genome shotgun sequence genome, one interval contains:
- the LOC107622579 gene encoding digalactosyldiacylglycerol synthase 1, chloroplastic, with the protein MATQRQPSTSSNAFSFLSKGWREVRDSADADLRLMRDRANSFKNLATSFDRELENFFNSAPPPFAVPAMRTAGPLPPPAEIDFVKKLQPKLKEIRRAYSSPEFSKKVLEKWRPRATIRIDLSAIRNAIVSEVEEEDEDSDTTVGFERGKRGRRLSLKEFWGEWVGEAEGEGSGGGDWEPIRALKSRFKDFEKRSSSSEIFDGFKNSEFLEKVKSSLKSMRWDHQDSKEVPPLDVPELLAYFVKQSGPFLDQLGVRRDICDKIVESLYSKRKNQLLFQSLSGDESSVLENGNINDELDLRIASVLQSTGHRYDGGLWTDRGKPLDNERHVAIVTTASLPWMTGTAVNPLFRAAYLSQSAKQKVTLLVPWLCKSDQELVYPSNLTFSSPEEQEVYIRSWLEERIGFRPDFKISFYPGKFSKARRSIIPAGDTSQFIPSRDADIAILEEPEHLNWYHHGKRWTDKFNHVVGVVHTNYLEYIKREKNGALQAFFVKHINNWVARAYCNKVLRLSAATQDMPKSIICNVHGVNPKFLKIGEKIAAERELGQKAFTKGAYFLGKMVWAKGYKELIDLLAKHKTDLDGFKLDVFGNGEDATEVQSAARRLSLNLNFQRGRDHADDTLHGYKVFINPSISDVLCTATAEALAMGKFVVCADHPSNEFFRSFPNCLTYKTSEDFVAKVKEALENEPHPLTPEQRYQLSWEAATHRFMEYSELDKILNKEKDGANSSTDKRMMAKSMSLPNLSAAVDGGLAFAHYCLTGNEFLRLCTGAIPGTRDYDKQHCKDLNLLPPQVENPIYGW; encoded by the exons ATGGCGACCCAGCGGCAACCTTCCACCTCGTCGAACGCGTTTTCGTTCCTCTCCAAGGGTTGGAGGGAGGTTCGTGACTCGGCCGACGCGGATCTTAGGCTTATGAGGGACCGAGCAAACTCGTTCAAGAATCTAGCCACGTCGTTTGACAGGGAGCTCGAGAATTTCTTCAACTCCGCGCCGCCTCCCTTCGCCGTGCCGGCCATGCGCACCGCCGGGCCCCTTCCCCCGCCGGCCGAGATCGATTTCGTGAAGAAGCTGCAGCCGAAGCTCAAGGAGATTCGGAGGGCGTACTCTTCCCCTGAATTCAGCAAGAAGGTTCTGGAGAAGTGGCGCCCCAGGGCAACGATTCGGATTGACCTTTCTGCGATTCGAAACGCCATCGTTTCGGAGGTGGAGGAGGAAGACGAAGATAGCGATACTACTGTGGGGTTTGAGAGGGGGAAGAGGGGGCGGAGGTTGAGCTTGAAGGAGTTTTGGGGCGAGTGGGTTGGGGAGGCTGAAGGTGagggtagtggtggtggtgattgggaaccAATTCGAGCTTTGAAGAGCAGGTTCAAGGACTTTGAGAAGCGTAGTTCCTCCTCTGAGATTTTCGATGGCTTCAAGAACAGTGAATTTCTCGAGAAAGTCAAGTCCAGCCTG AAATCAATGCGCTGGGATCATCAAGACTCAAAG GAAGTGCCACCATTGGACGTACCAGAACTTCTGGCCTACTTCGTTAAACAATCTGGGCCATTTTTGGATCAACTTGGAGTTAGAAGAG ACATATGTGACAAGATAGTGGAAAGCTTGTATAGCAAACGCAAGAACCAACTTCTGTTTCAGTCTCTTTCTGGGGATGAATCTTCTGTTCTTGAGAATGGAAACATAAATGACGAGTTGGATTTGCGAATAGCAAGTGTCCTTCAGAGCACAGGTCACCGGTATGATGGTGGATTGTGGACAGACCGTGGAAAACCATTGGACAATGAAAGACATGTTGCAATAGTCACAACTGCTAGTCTTCCTTGGATGACTGGAACAGCTGTAAATCCACTGTTTCGAGCCGCATATTTATCACAATCTGCAAAGCAGAAAGTTACTTTGCTGGTTCCTTGGCTTTGTAAATCAGATCAAGAACTTGTTTATCCCAGCAATCTCACTTTTTCTTCACCAGAAGAGCAAGAAGTTTATATACGTAGCTGGCTTGAGGAAAGGATTGGTTTTCGGCCAgacttcaaaatttctttttatcctGGGAAG TTTTCAAAAGCAAGACGAAGTATTATTCCTGCCGGAGATACTTCTCAATTTATACCATCCAGGGATGCCGATATTGCTATCTTGGAAGAACCGGAACATTTGAATTGGTATCATCATGGTAAGCGTTGGACAGACAAATTCAACCATGTTGTTGGTGTTGTCCATACAAATTATTTAGAATATATCAAGAGGGAGAAAAATGGAGCGCTCCAAGCTTTCTTTGTAAAACACATAAACAACTGGGTTGCCAGAGCGTACTGCAACAAG GTTCTTCGTCTCTCAGCTGCCACTCAGGATATGCCCAAGTCTATAATTTGCAATGTTCATGGCGTGAATCCCAAGTTCTTAAAAATTGGAGAAAAGATTGCTGCAGAAAGGGAGCTAGGGCAAAAAGCCTTTACAAAAGGAGCATATTTCTTGGGAAAGATGGTATGGGCGAAGGGATATAAGGAGTTGATAGATTTATTGGCAAAACATAAGACTGACCTTGATGGCTTCAAGTTGGATGTATTTGGAAATGGTGAGGATGCTACTGAAGTGCAGAGTGCAGCTAGAAGGTTAAGCTTGAACCTCAACTTCCAGAGAGGAAGAGACCATGCAGATGACACTCTTCATGG GTACAAAGTGTTCATAAATCCAAGCATTAGCGATGTGCTATGCACTGCTACGGCTGAGGCACTTGCCATGGGGAAATTTGTAGTTTGTGCGGATCATCCGTCAAACGAGTTCTTCAGGTCATTCCCCAACTGTTTGACTTACAAGACATCAGAAGACTTCGTTGCAAAAGTAAAAGAAGCATTGGAAAATGAGCCTCATCCTCTGACACCTGAGCAAAGATATCAACTTTCTTGGGAGGCTGCTACTCATAGATTTATGGAATATTCTGAGCTTGACAAAATCCTGAACAAGGAAAAGGATGGGGCAAACTCAAGTACAGATAAGAGAATGATGGCTAAGTCCATGTCACTGCCTAATCTGTCGGCTGCAGTAGATGGTGGCTTAGCATTCGCTCACTACTGTCTCACAGGAAATGAATTCCTGAGATTATGTACCGGAGCAATACCTGGGACACGCGACTATGACAAGCAGCATTGTAAAGACCTGAATCTCTTGCCTCCACAGGTAGAAAATCCTATCTATGGCTGGTGA
- the LOC107621325 gene encoding aluminum-activated malate transporter 8-like isoform X1, with the protein MCHTISRCFRGWSSAFSYCFWKKGRTHCPWSPSFHSRTFLRFFPRIKARYDYGVVIFILTFSLVTVSGFRVNEILELAEQRLLTILIGGATCMVVSILVCPVWAGQELHNLVASNIQKLANYLEGFQAEYFHCIQDKQKSKSSLQGYKSVLGSKASEESLGNLARWEPGHGGFRLRHPWKQYLKLGALARECAYKIETLNTYLNPEIQECMELKCKFEEPCKIMSSESSKALKAISSSMKTMTAPSAAKCHIENSKTATKLLKVALETISLEDAQLRAIIPVATIASILEEITKTVEKVYDSASELSNLAHFKNVESNVSPEKQPPHLLHRGMVNPLVVDIANNNNNNNNNNKNNIDQIEINIHDIISSESPEKVENAPPKSCAENAQSNSCAVVNIIVCH; encoded by the exons ATGTGCCACACTATTAGCCGGTGCTTTAGGGGTTGGAGCTCAGCATTTAGCTACTGCTTTTGGAAAAAAGGGAGAACCCATTGCCCTTGGAGCCCTTCTTTTCATTCTAG AACGTTCTTGAGATTTTTCCCAAGAATCAAGGCAAGATATGACTATGGAGTGGTGATATTTATATTGACGTTCAGTTTAGTAACAGTGTCAGGATTCAGAGTGAATGAGATATTGGAGCTTGCTGAGCAGAGACTCTTAACAATCTTGATTGGTGGAGCCACTTGCATGGTTGTCTCAATATTGGTTTGTCCAGTTTGGGCGGGTCAAGAGCTTCATAACTTGGTTGCTTCCAACATACAAAAGCTTGCCAATTACCTTGAAGGATTTCAAGCAGAATATTTTCACTGCATACAAGACAAACAAAAATCTAAGTCATCTCTTCAAGGATATAAAAGTGTTCTTGGTTCTAAAGCATCTGAAGAGTCCTTG GGGAATTTGGCCAGGTGGGAGCCTGGACATGGCGGTTTTCGTCTTCGTCATCCATGGAAGCAGTACTTGAAGCTTGGTGCACTTGCTAGAGAATGTGCTTACAAAATTGAAACTCTCAACACCTATCTTAACCCTGAAATCCAA GAATGTATGGAATTAAAGTGTAAATTTGAAGAACCATGCAAAATAATGAGTTCAGAATCAAGCAAGGCACTGAAGGCAATATCTTCATCAATGAAAACAATGACGGCTCCTTCCGCCGCTAAATGCCACATAGAAAATTCTAAAACTGCCACTAAATTACTCAAAGTTGCACTGGAAACAATTTCACTAGAGGATGCTCAACTCAGAGCTATAATCCCAGTCGCCACCATTGCATCAATACTAGAAGAAATCACTAAGACAGTTGAAAAGGTTTATGATTCGGCTTCCGAGCTTTCTAATTTAGCGCATTTCAAGAATGTTGAATCAAATGTCTCGCCGGAGAAGCAGCCACCGCACCTACTCCACCGTGGCATGGTAAACCCTCTTGTGGTGGACattgctaataataataataacaataataataataataagaataatattGACCAAATTGAAATAAATATCCATGACATAATAAGTTCTGAATCACCTGAAAAAGTAGAAAATGCACCACCAAAATCTTGTGCAGAAAATGCACAATCAAACTCTTGTGCAGTTGTAAATATAATTGTATGTCATTAA
- the LOC107621325 gene encoding aluminum-activated malate transporter 8-like isoform X2, giving the protein MESGGFFKSNVMNVAKSIKKTGKDDPRRVIHSLKVGLALTLVSLFYYSRPLYDGFGVAGMWAVLTVVVVFEFTVGGTLSKGLNRGCATLLAGALGVGAQHLATAFGKKGEPIALGALLFILVDDRTFLRFFPRIKARYDYGVVIFILTFSLVTVSGFRVNEILELAEQRLLTILIGGATCMVVSILVCPVWAGQELHNLVASNIQKLANYLEGFQAEYFHCIQDKQKSKSSLQGYKSVLGSKASEESLGNLARWEPGHGGFRLRHPWKQYLKLGALARECAYKIETLNTYLNPEIQECMELKCKFEEPCKIMSSESSKALKAISSSMKTMTAPSAAKCHIENSKTATKLLKVALETISLEDAQLRAIIPVATIASILEEITKTVEKVYDSASELSNLAHFKNVESNVSPEKQPPHLLHRGMVNPLVVDIANNNNNNNNNNKNNIDQIEINIHDIISSESPEKVENAPPKSCAENAQSNSCAVVNIIVCH; this is encoded by the exons ATGGAGAGTGGTGGATTCTTCAAATCCAACGTTATGAATGTTGCAAAAAGCATTAAGAAGACCGGGAAAGATGACCCTAGACGAGTGATTCACTCGTTAAAAGTGGGACTCGCTCTCACTTTGGTCTCATTGTTCTACTACTCAAGGCCTCTTTATGACGGTTTCGGAGTTGCCGGAATGTGGGCGGTTCTTACCGTCGTTGTAGTCTTCGAATTCACCGTAG GTGGAACTCTAAGCAAGGGTCTAAATAGAGGATGTGCCACACTATTAGCCGGTGCTTTAGGGGTTGGAGCTCAGCATTTAGCTACTGCTTTTGGAAAAAAGGGAGAACCCATTGCCCTTGGAGCCCTTCTTTTCATTCTAG TTGATGATAGAACGTTCTTGAGATTTTTCCCAAGAATCAAGGCAAGATATGACTATGGAGTGGTGATATTTATATTGACGTTCAGTTTAGTAACAGTGTCAGGATTCAGAGTGAATGAGATATTGGAGCTTGCTGAGCAGAGACTCTTAACAATCTTGATTGGTGGAGCCACTTGCATGGTTGTCTCAATATTGGTTTGTCCAGTTTGGGCGGGTCAAGAGCTTCATAACTTGGTTGCTTCCAACATACAAAAGCTTGCCAATTACCTTGAAGGATTTCAAGCAGAATATTTTCACTGCATACAAGACAAACAAAAATCTAAGTCATCTCTTCAAGGATATAAAAGTGTTCTTGGTTCTAAAGCATCTGAAGAGTCCTTG GGGAATTTGGCCAGGTGGGAGCCTGGACATGGCGGTTTTCGTCTTCGTCATCCATGGAAGCAGTACTTGAAGCTTGGTGCACTTGCTAGAGAATGTGCTTACAAAATTGAAACTCTCAACACCTATCTTAACCCTGAAATCCAA GAATGTATGGAATTAAAGTGTAAATTTGAAGAACCATGCAAAATAATGAGTTCAGAATCAAGCAAGGCACTGAAGGCAATATCTTCATCAATGAAAACAATGACGGCTCCTTCCGCCGCTAAATGCCACATAGAAAATTCTAAAACTGCCACTAAATTACTCAAAGTTGCACTGGAAACAATTTCACTAGAGGATGCTCAACTCAGAGCTATAATCCCAGTCGCCACCATTGCATCAATACTAGAAGAAATCACTAAGACAGTTGAAAAGGTTTATGATTCGGCTTCCGAGCTTTCTAATTTAGCGCATTTCAAGAATGTTGAATCAAATGTCTCGCCGGAGAAGCAGCCACCGCACCTACTCCACCGTGGCATGGTAAACCCTCTTGTGGTGGACattgctaataataataataacaataataataataataagaataatattGACCAAATTGAAATAAATATCCATGACATAATAAGTTCTGAATCACCTGAAAAAGTAGAAAATGCACCACCAAAATCTTGTGCAGAAAATGCACAATCAAACTCTTGTGCAGTTGTAAATATAATTGTATGTCATTAA